From a single Rutidosis leptorrhynchoides isolate AG116_Rl617_1_P2 chromosome 5, CSIRO_AGI_Rlap_v1, whole genome shotgun sequence genomic region:
- the LOC139847492 gene encoding uncharacterized protein, producing the protein MFRFSVAALQLIEVFVSSVVHLLYGFYIFSSAVAGDLSLALNDLFFKSNIEASIRDEQLIGSDNDLPPIVLVHGIFGFGKGRLGGLSYFAGAEKKDEKVLVPDLGSLTSIYDRARELFYYLKGGQVDYGEEHSKACGHSQLGRMYEQGHYPQWDEDHPIHFVGHSAGAQVIRVLQQMLADKAFKGYENTSENWVLSVTSLSGAINGTTRAYLDGLQPEDGKSMKSICLLQLLRIGVIVYDWIDIPFLKYYYNFGFDHYNMSWKKSGVWGLVDNLVGNSGPFAAGDWILPDLTIQGSLRLNSHLNTFPSTYYFSYATKRTKKFMGHIVPSNIFGIHPLLFVRVLQMCQWRHPPDVPPPFKGYRDEEWWDNDGALNTISMTHPRLPTEHPSRFVVQDSECQPLQPGIWYYKIVEGDHILFIVNRERAGVQFDLIYDSIFERCRKHAFRKIPTMPDHVQSGD; encoded by the exons ATGTTTAGGTTTTCTGTAGCAGCTCTTCAATTAATTGAGGTTTTTGTGAGTTCTGTTGTTCATTTATTATATGGGTTTTACATATTTAGCTCTGCTGTTGCTGGTGATCTTTCATTAGCTCTAAATGATTTGTTTTTTAAGTCAAATATTGAAGCATCAATTAGAGATGAACAGTTGATTGGGTCTGATAATGATCTTCCTCCCATTGTTCTGGTTCATGGTATTTTTGGATTTGGAAAAGGG AGATTAGGTGGGTTATCATATTTTGCTGGGGCAGAGAAGAAAGATGAGAAGGTTTTGGTGCCTGATTTGGGTTCATTAACAAGTATTTATGACAG GGCTAGGGAATTATTTTATTACTTAAAAGGtgggcaagttgattatggtgaaGAACATAGCAAGGCTTGTGGGCATTCTCAACTTGGAAGGATGTATGAACAAG GACATTATCCTCAATGGGATGAAGATCATCCGATTCATTTTGTTGGGCATTCGGCTGGAGCGCAGGTGATACGGGTTTTGCAGCAAATGTTGGCCGATAAG GCATTCAAGGGATATGAAAACACATCCGAAAACTGGGTACTAAGTGTAACATCGTTATCTGGTGCGATCAATGGGACTACTCGAGCTTACTTAGATGGATTACA GCCAGAAGATGGGAAATCAATGAAATCTATATGCCTTCTTCAATTACTACGAATCGGAGTTATTGTTTACGATTGGATCGATATTCCATtcttgaaatattattacaatttcGGGTTTGATCATTACAACATGTCATGGAAGAAATCGGGTGTTTGGGGACTTGTTGATAATCTTGTTGGAAATTCAGGCCCGTTTGCAGCCGGTGATTGGATTCTTCCTGATCTAACGATCCAAGGGTCGTTACGTCTCAATAGCCATCTAAATACATTTCCTAGTACATACTACTTTAGTTATGCAACTAAACGTACCAAAAAGTTCATGGGTCATATTGTCCCTTCGAACATATTCGGAATCCACCCGTTGCTTTTCGTTAGAGTCTTGCAAATGTGTCAATGGAGGCACCCGCCCGATGTCCCGCCACCTTTTAAAGGCTACAG GGACGAAGAATGGTGGGATAACGATGGTGCGTTAAATACCATATCGATGACGCATCCTCGACTACCAACCGAACACCCTAGTCGATTTGTGGTTCAAGATTCTGAATGCCAACCATTGCAACCAGGCATATG GTATTACAAGATAGTGGAGGGGGATCACATTCTTTTTATAGTGAATAGAGAAAGGGCAGGGGTACAGTTTGATCTGATATATGACAGTATTTTTGAGCGTTGTAGGAAACACGCGTTTAGAAAAATTCCAACAATGCCTGACCATGTTCAATCAGGAGATTAA